A single Lolium perenne isolate Kyuss_39 chromosome 6, Kyuss_2.0, whole genome shotgun sequence DNA region contains:
- the LOC139832651 gene encoding uncharacterized protein, whose product MVEFRKTLSFCNLHDLGCCGPLWTFDNKQKERRNVRARLDRDVASDSRMSMFPDSKVTNIVSTRSDHLPILLEIEKHPKSNRQPELPRYERMWEREPSLPAAIEGAWTGSPPCSSLGDLMSKLKNTRSHLKEWSEQNFGNVAKSIKKLSKKISSLWKRPISEVREFAVRVCSKELEELLHREEMMWRQRSRINWLNEGDRNTKYFHKKASWRQTKNRIKRISGANGNWTDDPAAIEDLATEFFKKLHTKDKEVAPDDLINLLHTPISKEMNAGLCKEFSDEEIGDALFQIGPLKAPRPDGMPGRFFPKELGHCERRGGCSG is encoded by the coding sequence ATGGTTGAGTTCAGAAAGACACTTTCCTTCTGCAACCTTCATGATTTGGGTTGCTGCGGTCCCTTGTGGACCTTCGATAATAAGCAGAAGGAGAGACGGAATGTCAGGGCACGCCTTGACAGGGATGTGGCGTCTGATAGTAGGATGAGCATGTTCCCTGATTCCAAAGTAACAAACATTGTCTCTACTCGTTCAGACCACCTGCCGATTTTGCTGGAGATTGAAAAGCATCCAAAATCCAACAGGCAGCCTGAATTGCCTAGGTACGAGCGCATGTGGGAGCGCGAGCCGTCCCTGCCTGCAGCCATTGAAGGGGCCTGGACGGGCAGCCCACCTTGCTCTTCATTAGGTGATCTCATGTCCAAGTTAAAGAATACACGCAGCCACCTCAAAGAGTGGAGCGAGCAAAACTTTGGTAACGTAGCAAAGAGCATAAAAAAGTTAAGCAAGAAAATAAGCTCCCTGTGGAAAAGGCCAATCTCTGAAGTGCGGGAATTTGCTGTCAGAGTTTGCAGCAAAGAGTTAGAGGAATTATTGCATAGAGAGGAGATGATGTGGAGGCAGCGCTCGAGAATCAATTGGCTAAACGAAGGAGACAGGAACACAAAATACTTCCACAAGAAGGCGTCATGGAGACAGACGAAGAACAGGATTAAAAGAATCAGCGGGGCAAACGGCAATTGGACAGATGACCCAGCAGCTATCGAAGACCTAGCTACAGAGTTCTTCAAGAAGTTGCACACCAAAGACAAAGAGGTTGCCCCAGACGATTTGATAAACCTACTCCACACCCCCATATCGAAAGAGATGAATGCTGGTCTTTGCAAAGAGTTTTCAGATGAAGAAATTGGCGACGCTCTTTTCCAAATCGGGCCGCTGAAGGCCCCTAGACCAGACGGCATGCCTGGGCGTTTTTTTCCAAAGGAATTGGGCCATTGTGAAAGAAGAGGTGGTTGCAGCGGTTAA
- the LOC127343935 gene encoding disease resistance protein PIK6-NP, translating to MTTHEKKVLKLIMTKCGGLPEVIVAIEKYSYEVKDATGEEDPKSSTSDAIGEEDLNPSSASLLDCLRDDFMGMLQMDIRFHGLSGLFCWMRSYFDACSDTVKPCIFYLSVFPANQNIRQRRLLRRWIAEGYSRDTSAGCTAEEKGEMLFTELAKLSIIQELGIKHLYTLITASKRWEFTRKTKKICQVNGFFREYIMSRPMEDNLVFALEGRCSPNSQRTGQHLTIRSCWDRDENVFQSMELSRVRSLTVFGEWRSFFISSSSCNNMRMLRVLDLEDTSGVSNFDIEHIGKLLPRLKFLSLRGCREISLLPDSLGFLRQLQTLDVRHTSVVMLPPAIFKLQKLQYIRAGNTIPLYENEYWITTLPAGEKCTSTPLEDGDGTVVAAEDDMASTTLEEDKDDTVVATLPAADKDRISIPQESDDTVVATLPAANDDQISTLFTWSMRRTLGSWLSKIRRRQLVVSIRKGGVKVPVAVEIGKLTALHTLGVINVGGCSSGEAFLKELKKLTQLRKLAVCGINRGNWHKFCGAISGHGHLESLSVRFELREDKQDHLYCLDDISQPPKTLKSLKLYGPVHKLSLWIKQLDKLEKLELQIATQEDLDVLDELSRPHILHRLLVKPIQDGVLFLGRDDDYQRYYSSFFALRIDCISKLKLTLGGPMMDFVEHLIIHCYGGSSLELSGLDNLRCLTEVWLKGSYSNALKQQVANHYMRPVLNLE from the coding sequence ATGACTACCCATGAAAAGAAGGTTTTgaaacttataatgaccaagtgtGGAGGGCTTCCCGAAGTAATTGTTGCCATCGAGAAATACTCATACGAAGTGAAAGATGCTACAGGCGAAGAAGATCCCAAATCATCCACAAGTGATGCTATAGGCGAAGAAGATCTCAACCCATCATCCGCAAGTTTGTTGGATTGTTTGAGAGATGACTTTATGGGCATGTTGCAGATGGACATAAGATTCCATGGTTTGTCGGGTCTATTTTGTTGGATGCGGTCCTACTTTGATGCCTGCTCAGATACAGTCAAGCCATGTATCTTCTATCTGTCAGTATTCCCTGCAAACCAAAACATTAGGCAGAGGCGTTTGTTGAGGCGGTGGATCGCTGAGGGTTACTCAAGGGACACATCTGCAGGTTGTACCGCAGAGGAGAAAGGGGAAATGCTATTCACTGAGCTTGCTAAGCTGAGCATAATCCAGGAGCTGGGCATAAAGCATCTATACACATTAATTACTGCTTCAAAGAGGTGGGAATTTACGCGAAAAACAAAAAAGATATGCCAAGTGAATGGCTTCTTCCGTGAATACATTATGTCGAGGCCAATGGAAGATAACCTTGTGTTTGCACTTGAAGGGCGTTGCAGCCCCAACTCACAACGCACAGGACAACACCTCACCATAAGGAGTTGCTGGGATAGAGATGAGAATGTATTTCAAAGCATGGAGTTGTCCCGAGTACGATCTTTGACAGTGTTCGGGGAGTGGAGGTCATTTTTCATCTCTTCTTCAAGTTGCAATAATATGAGAATGCTTCGGGTGCTTGATCTGGAGGACACATCAGGTGTATCAAATTTTGACATAGAACATATCGGGAAGTTATTGCCTCGCCTCAAGTTCCTCTCCCTACGGGGTTGCAGAGAGATCAGTCTCCTTCCTGACTCATTGGGTTTCCTGAGGCAGCTACAGACTCTGGACGTGAGACACACATCCGTAGTCATGTTGCCACCAGCCATCTTCAAGCTACAGAAGTTGCAATACATTCGTGCTGGTAACACTATACCATTATATGAGAATGAGTATTGGATCACAACCCTACCAGCAGGAGAGAAATGCACATCAACACCTTTAGAAGATGGTGATGGCACAGTCGTCGCAGCAGAGGATGACATGGCATCAACTACACtggaagaagacaaggatgacacGGTTGTTGCAACCCTTCCTGCAGCCGACAAGGACCGGATATCAATACCACAAGAAAGTGATGACACGGTTGTTGCAACCCTTCCTGCAGCCAACGATGACCAGATATCAACACTGTTTACATGGAGTATGCGACGTACTTTGGGATCCTGGTTGTCGAAGATCCGTAGACGTCAACTCGTTGTTAGCATCCGGAAGGGCGGTGttaaagtgccagttgctgttgagATTGGTAAGCTGACTGCCTTACATACTCTTGGTGTTATCAATGTGGGAGGTTGTTCAAGCGGGGAGGCCTTTCTCAAGGAACTCAAGAAGCTTACCCAACTGCGTAAGCTCGCAGTGTGTGGCATAAATAGGGGAAACTGGCACAAATTTTGTGGTGCCATCTCAGGTCACGGCCATCTGGAGTCTTTGTCGGTGAGATTCGAACTGAGGGAGGATAAGCAGGATCACCTTTATTGCTTAGATGACATCTCCCAGCCACCCAAGACGCTAAAGAGCCTTAAGTTGTACGGGCCTGTACATAAACTGTCACTTTGGATCAAACAACTTGACAAGCTCGAAAAGTTGGAGCTTCAGATCGCTACACAAGAGGACCTAGATGTCCTTGACGAATTGTCCCGTCCACATATCTTACACCGTCTGCTGGTAAAGCCGATTCAAGATGGTGTGCTTTTTCTTGGTAGAGACGATGACTATCAACGCTACTACTCCAGCTTCTTTGCCCTCAGGATTGATTGCATCTCCAAGTTGAAGCTAACTTTGGGAGGGCCGATGATGGATTTTGTTGAGCATCTGATAATCCACTGCTACGGCGGATCATCTTTAGAGCTTTCTGGCCTAGATAATCTACGCTGTCTCACAGAAGTCTGGCTCAAGGGTTCTTACAGCAACGCACTCAAGCAACAAGTTGCCAACCATTATATGAGACCTGTCTTGAACCTTGAGTAA